From the genome of Bradyrhizobium elkanii USDA 76, one region includes:
- a CDS encoding alpha/beta fold hydrolase — protein MTDTASAPRAPSTRRLEPVRHVDAGVLNIAYYEAGPAAGPAVMLMHGFPYDIHSYVDVAPALAAQGCRVIVPYLRGYGPTAFRDKATPRSGEQAAVGADMMALMDALGIERAVFAGYDWGGRAASIGAALWPQRCIGLVCTNGYMIQDIAHAMVPAPPDREVALWYQYYFQLERGRAGLAANRRGIAKILWSQWSPSWAFNDACFERTAVAFDNPDYVDVVIHSYRHRYGVVDGDPQYADLQRRLDILPVIRVPAISLDGADDGVTFATDGSRTAAKYTRRLAHRLIPHAGHNLPREAPEAFAAAVLEVMKAKA, from the coding sequence GTGACTGACACTGCCTCCGCGCCGCGCGCGCCTTCGACCAGGCGGCTCGAACCAGTGCGCCATGTCGACGCTGGCGTGCTCAACATCGCCTATTACGAGGCTGGTCCGGCCGCCGGGCCGGCCGTGATGCTGATGCACGGCTTCCCCTACGACATCCACTCCTATGTGGACGTCGCGCCTGCGCTGGCGGCGCAGGGCTGTCGGGTCATCGTGCCCTATCTGCGCGGCTACGGACCGACGGCGTTCCGCGACAAGGCGACGCCACGTTCGGGCGAGCAGGCGGCGGTCGGGGCCGACATGATGGCGCTGATGGACGCGCTCGGCATCGAGCGCGCGGTGTTCGCCGGCTATGACTGGGGCGGCCGCGCCGCATCGATCGGTGCGGCGCTGTGGCCGCAGCGATGCATCGGACTCGTCTGCACCAACGGCTACATGATCCAGGACATCGCGCATGCAATGGTGCCGGCGCCGCCGGATCGCGAGGTGGCGCTGTGGTACCAGTACTACTTCCAGCTCGAGCGGGGGCGGGCGGGGCTCGCCGCCAACCGGCGCGGCATCGCCAAAATCCTGTGGTCGCAATGGTCGCCGAGCTGGGCGTTCAACGACGCCTGCTTCGAGCGGACTGCGGTCGCGTTCGACAATCCTGATTATGTCGACGTCGTGATCCACAGTTATCGGCACCGCTACGGCGTGGTCGATGGGGATCCGCAATATGCGGATTTGCAGCGGCGGCTCGACATATTGCCTGTCATCAGGGTCCCCGCCATCTCGCTCGACGGCGCCGACGACGGCGTGACGTTCGCGACCGACGGCAGTCGCACCGCGGCCAAGTACACCCGCCGCCTGGCCCATCGCCTGATTCCGCATGCCGGCCACAATCTGCCGCGGGAAGCGCCCGAGGCGTTTGCCGCCGCAGTGCTGGAGGTGATGAAGGCTAAAGCATGA
- a CDS encoding MBL fold metallo-hydrolase, translating to MLRLLAALVLLGTFTSHAFAQDAQRSECLAMANAPLRAFPVNYRRVAAKADEVAITYAGHSTYYIDTPGGIRIATDYNGVYRTGRLPDVATMNRAHATHYTLFPDPKIPHVLHGWGENGQAAHYAERIGDVYIRNVTTDISRYWGEDAGGEMIKDGNSIFIFEVAGLCIGHLGHLHVKLDDSHFAAIGRLDIVMVPIDGTYTMSLDGISEITRRLRAAVVLPMHRFATPLDEFMRLIGQQFEIDRRGGERTLRISRDTLPATPTVIILDGV from the coding sequence ATGCTGAGATTGCTCGCCGCGCTCGTCTTGCTGGGAACGTTCACCAGTCACGCCTTCGCGCAGGACGCCCAGCGCAGCGAATGCCTGGCGATGGCCAATGCGCCGCTGCGCGCCTTCCCGGTGAACTACCGGCGCGTCGCAGCCAAAGCCGACGAGGTCGCGATCACCTATGCCGGCCATTCGACCTACTATATCGACACGCCCGGCGGCATCCGGATCGCGACCGACTATAACGGCGTCTATCGGACCGGGCGGCTGCCCGACGTCGCGACCATGAACCGGGCCCACGCGACCCATTACACGCTGTTTCCCGACCCCAAGATTCCCCACGTGCTGCATGGCTGGGGCGAGAACGGCCAGGCCGCGCATTACGCTGAGCGCATCGGCGACGTCTATATCCGCAACGTCACCACCGATATCAGCCGCTACTGGGGCGAAGACGCCGGCGGCGAGATGATCAAGGACGGCAATTCGATCTTCATCTTCGAGGTCGCCGGCCTCTGCATCGGCCATCTCGGCCACCTCCACGTCAAGCTCGACGACAGCCATTTCGCCGCGATCGGCCGGCTCGACATCGTGATGGTGCCGATCGACGGCACCTATACGATGTCGCTCGACGGCATCTCCGAGATCACCAGGCGATTGCGCGCCGCCGTCGTGCTGCCGATGCACCGCTTCGCCACCCCGCTCGACGAGTTCATGCGCCTGATCGGCCAGCAGTTCGAGATCGATCGCCGCGGCGGCGAGCGCACCCTGCGGATTTCGCGCGACACCCTGCCGGCGACGCCGACGGTGATCATCCTCGACGGGGTGTGA
- a CDS encoding branched-chain amino acid ABC transporter permease: MRFLFKTDYEDDIKLFPHSGYIYSYGLLLAVLLIAPYVLSSYLMSQLVFVCIYATVGVGLLILTGFTGQASLGHAAFLAIGAYTAAYLQQFNVPFPVYFLAAGLLTGVVGALVGFPALRLQGIYLVIATISFAFIVEEILARWESVTNGNEGMRVKTMQLLGTTVSRDGPTFYYLCLAVLVLTIVGTLNLLRSPTGRAFVAIRDSETAARSMGINVALYKVKSFAISAAITGFAGVLFAHKLSFISPEMFTLQLSIEFIIVILIGGTFSLHGAVLGAIFLVMIDPFLTYLKDDMPGVIGGIAATLGAGTERAGHIQDAVAAFASANGLKGAIYGIIIVLFVLFEPLGLYGRWLKIKLFFQLFPLYKRATFKRQKIYVKSERNR; the protein is encoded by the coding sequence ATGCGGTTTCTCTTCAAGACCGATTACGAAGACGACATCAAGCTGTTCCCGCATTCGGGCTACATCTATTCCTACGGCCTGTTGCTGGCGGTGCTGCTGATCGCGCCCTACGTGCTGTCAAGCTATCTGATGAGCCAGCTGGTCTTCGTCTGCATCTACGCGACCGTCGGCGTCGGGCTCTTGATCCTGACCGGCTTCACCGGACAGGCCTCGCTCGGCCATGCCGCGTTTCTGGCGATCGGCGCCTACACCGCGGCCTATCTGCAGCAGTTCAATGTGCCGTTCCCGGTCTATTTCCTCGCCGCGGGGCTGTTGACCGGCGTGGTCGGCGCGCTGGTCGGGTTTCCGGCGCTGCGGCTGCAGGGCATCTATCTGGTGATCGCGACGATCTCCTTTGCGTTCATCGTCGAGGAGATCCTGGCGCGCTGGGAAAGCGTCACCAACGGCAATGAGGGCATGCGGGTCAAGACCATGCAGCTGCTCGGCACGACGGTGTCGCGCGATGGTCCGACCTTCTATTATCTCTGCCTTGCGGTACTGGTGCTGACCATCGTCGGCACGCTCAATCTGCTGCGCTCGCCGACCGGGCGCGCCTTCGTCGCGATCCGCGACAGCGAGACCGCGGCGCGCAGCATGGGCATCAATGTCGCGCTCTACAAGGTGAAGTCGTTCGCGATCTCGGCGGCGATCACCGGCTTTGCCGGCGTGCTGTTCGCGCACAAGCTGTCCTTCATCTCGCCCGAGATGTTCACGCTGCAGCTCTCGATCGAGTTCATCATCGTGATCCTGATCGGCGGCACGTTCAGCCTGCACGGCGCGGTGCTGGGCGCGATCTTCCTGGTCATGATCGATCCGTTCCTGACCTATCTGAAGGACGATATGCCCGGCGTGATCGGCGGCATTGCTGCGACGCTCGGCGCCGGCACCGAGCGCGCGGGCCACATCCAGGACGCGGTCGCAGCCTTCGCCTCCGCCAACGGACTGAAAGGCGCGATCTACGGCATCATCATCGTGCTGTTCGTGCTGTTTGAGCCGCTCGGACTCTACGGCCGCTGGCTCAAGATCAAGCTCTTCTTCCAGCTGTTCCCGCTCTACAAGCGCGCGACCTTCAAGCGGCAGAAGATCTACGTGAAATCGGAGCGGAACAGATGA
- a CDS encoding amidohydrolase family protein: MVASTLPASASGLYANPREDWLAQYTEEIIDPARPIVDPHHHLWDRGGLRYLIEEMSDDIASGHNIVATVYVDCRSMYRADGPEAFRPVGEVEFANGVAAMAASGGYGKAAICAGIVSHVNLLIGDQAKAVLEAEIAAGNGRFRGIRHSSAWDEDPNVAHMYANRPKGILLDSTFRRGFACLAPLGLSFDAWLFHPQIGELTDLARAFPDTRIVLDHCGGPVGTGRFAGKRAETFPVWKASILEIAQCPNVVVKLGGLAMCLLGYDFHLRPRPPSSEELAAAWRPYVETCIEAFGPDRCMFESNFPPDKGQCSYQVIFNTFKRLASQYSEAEKTALFLKTAKDVYRLDIG, from the coding sequence ATGGTTGCCAGCACTCTGCCCGCCTCCGCCAGCGGGCTCTATGCCAACCCGCGCGAAGACTGGCTTGCCCAATACACAGAGGAGATCATCGATCCGGCCCGTCCGATCGTCGATCCGCATCACCATCTCTGGGATCGCGGCGGGCTTCGCTATCTGATCGAGGAGATGTCCGACGACATCGCGTCCGGCCACAACATCGTGGCCACCGTCTATGTCGACTGCCGGTCGATGTACCGCGCCGACGGCCCGGAGGCGTTCCGTCCGGTTGGCGAGGTCGAGTTTGCCAACGGCGTCGCCGCGATGGCGGCGAGTGGCGGCTACGGCAAGGCGGCGATCTGCGCCGGCATCGTCAGCCACGTTAACCTTCTGATCGGCGATCAGGCCAAGGCGGTGCTGGAGGCGGAGATTGCCGCCGGCAACGGCCGGTTCCGCGGCATCCGCCACTCCTCGGCATGGGACGAGGACCCCAACGTCGCCCACATGTACGCGAACCGGCCGAAGGGCATTCTGCTGGACTCCACCTTTCGTAGGGGGTTCGCCTGCCTGGCGCCGCTCGGCCTCAGTTTCGATGCCTGGTTGTTCCACCCGCAGATCGGCGAGCTGACCGACCTCGCTCGCGCCTTTCCCGATACCAGGATCGTGCTCGACCATTGCGGCGGCCCGGTCGGCACCGGCCGCTTCGCCGGCAAGCGCGCGGAAACCTTTCCGGTCTGGAAGGCGTCGATCCTGGAGATCGCCCAATGCCCGAATGTGGTGGTCAAGCTCGGCGGGCTGGCGATGTGCCTGCTCGGCTACGACTTCCACCTCCGCCCCAGGCCGCCCTCGTCGGAGGAACTCGCCGCCGCCTGGCGGCCTTATGTCGAGACCTGCATCGAGGCGTTCGGTCCGGACCGTTGCATGTTCGAGAGCAACTTCCCACCTGATAAGGGGCAATGCAGTTATCAGGTCATCTTCAACACCTTTAAACGCCTTGCATCACAATATAGCGAAGCCGAAAAGACGGCGTTGTTCCTGAAGACGGCAAAGGATGTCTATCGGCTCGATATCGGGTAA
- a CDS encoding ABC transporter ATP-binding protein encodes MSYFRAENLSLHFGGLKAVDAVSFAVEKGEILSIIGPNGAGKSSIFNLISRIYPPTSGKIFFEDQDITQEPAYDIAKLGIARTFQNIELFENATVLSNLLVGRHRHSTTRLWQELLFLPSVRAGEKAHRRRVEQVIEFLDLEPYRDKLISGLPYGVRKVIELARALCSEPKLILLDEPSSGLNVEETDDMSFWIRDMKSELGITVLMVEHDMTLVNRVSDRIIALNYGRVLAMGSPSEVQHHPDVVAAYLGA; translated from the coding sequence ATGAGCTATTTCCGCGCCGAGAACCTGTCGCTGCATTTCGGGGGCCTCAAGGCGGTCGATGCGGTCAGCTTCGCGGTCGAGAAGGGCGAGATCCTCTCGATCATCGGGCCCAACGGCGCCGGCAAGAGCTCGATCTTCAACCTGATCTCGCGGATCTATCCGCCGACCTCCGGCAAGATCTTCTTCGAGGATCAGGATATCACCCAGGAGCCGGCCTACGATATCGCGAAACTCGGCATCGCCCGCACCTTCCAGAACATCGAGCTGTTCGAGAACGCGACCGTGCTGAGCAATCTCCTGGTCGGCCGCCATCGCCATTCCACGACCCGGCTGTGGCAGGAGCTGTTGTTCCTGCCGAGCGTCCGCGCCGGCGAGAAGGCGCATCGCCGCCGCGTCGAGCAGGTGATCGAATTTCTCGATCTCGAGCCCTACCGCGACAAGCTGATCTCGGGACTGCCTTACGGCGTGCGCAAGGTGATCGAGCTGGCGCGGGCGCTGTGCTCGGAGCCGAAGCTGATCCTGCTCGACGAGCCGTCGTCCGGCCTCAATGTCGAGGAGACCGACGACATGTCGTTCTGGATCCGCGACATGAAGAGCGAGCTCGGCATCACCGTGCTAATGGTCGAGCACGACATGACGCTGGTCAACCGCGTTTCCGACCGCATCATCGCGCTGAACTACGGCCGCGTCCTGGCGATGGGCTCGCCGTCCGAGGTGCAGCACCATCCCGACGTCGTCGCAGCATATCTCGGCGCATGA
- a CDS encoding ABC transporter ATP-binding protein, translating into MTPELSALAVRGLTKRFDRPAVDALDLTIRVGEFYALLGPNGAGKTTTLRMVAGLLRPDAGSVSILGTDALADPVSAKQVMAWVSDEPMIYDKLTPLEYLEFVAGLWGIDPRTSESSARDLLMSLGLEPHLNERCEGFSKGMRQKVALAGALVHDPRLIILDEPLTGLDALSARHVKGLLQERVRAGCTVIMTTHILEVAERMADRIGVIAAGRLIAEGTLAELREQNGRNDTTLEDMFIALVDTEAAAA; encoded by the coding sequence ATGACACCTGAACTGTCCGCACTCGCCGTGCGAGGGTTAACCAAGCGTTTTGACCGCCCGGCGGTCGACGCGCTCGATCTCACGATCCGTGTCGGCGAATTCTATGCGCTGCTCGGGCCGAACGGCGCCGGCAAGACCACGACGCTGCGCATGGTGGCGGGGCTGTTGCGGCCCGATGCCGGCTCGGTGTCGATCCTCGGCACCGACGCACTCGCCGATCCGGTCTCAGCCAAGCAGGTCATGGCATGGGTGTCCGACGAGCCGATGATCTACGACAAGCTGACGCCGCTGGAATATCTCGAATTCGTCGCCGGCCTGTGGGGCATCGATCCGCGAACCTCGGAGAGCTCGGCGCGCGATCTCCTGATGTCGCTCGGGCTCGAGCCGCATCTCAACGAGCGCTGCGAAGGCTTCTCCAAGGGCATGCGCCAGAAGGTGGCGCTCGCCGGCGCGCTGGTGCACGATCCCCGCCTGATCATTCTCGACGAACCGCTGACCGGCCTCGACGCGCTGTCGGCGCGTCACGTCAAGGGGCTGCTGCAGGAGCGCGTCCGCGCCGGCTGCACCGTGATCATGACGACCCACATTCTCGAAGTCGCCGAGCGAATGGCCGACCGCATCGGCGTGATCGCGGCCGGCAGGCTGATCGCCGAGGGCACGCTGGCCGAGCTGCGCGAGCAGAACGGCCGCAACGACACCACCCTCGAGGATATGTTCATCGCGCTGGTCGATACCGAAGCGGCGGCCGCGTGA
- a CDS encoding GNAT family N-acetyltransferase, with protein MDDGITIRPLREADAEAVVELYAKAAAVEPRLGPVTLPQWSQFLKLPQNRGGRDFRVAERDGLLCGLAESSLRDQGAHHSRFLKIVVAPEMRRHRIGLALFDEVLAIDADPGLTVQTLVSSDWPAGMAFVAAFGFVHVESEIGMKCVEPLQPARTLAAARATIEQVSDVTACAGEVARIHNAAYASDAAFRLYSPEEMAQVLTESEVWIASEDGQMSGFCLTESERNSMWIESVAVDPVRQGRGLGQLLVYRVLAAHDVSIEHPCWLNVSSRNAPALKIYRRLGFRPQHETCRFSATRGELIAARERRFQ; from the coding sequence ATGGATGACGGCATCACCATCCGGCCGCTTCGAGAGGCTGATGCGGAAGCGGTGGTCGAACTTTACGCAAAGGCAGCTGCGGTGGAACCGCGGCTAGGCCCTGTCACGCTGCCGCAATGGTCCCAGTTCCTGAAGCTGCCGCAGAACCGCGGCGGGCGGGACTTTCGTGTTGCCGAGCGCGATGGCCTGCTCTGCGGCCTCGCCGAGTCGTCGTTGCGCGACCAGGGCGCGCACCATTCCCGGTTCCTCAAGATCGTCGTGGCGCCCGAGATGCGGCGCCACCGGATTGGCCTCGCGCTGTTCGACGAGGTGCTTGCGATCGACGCCGATCCCGGTCTCACCGTGCAGACGCTGGTGAGCAGCGACTGGCCTGCGGGTATGGCCTTCGTGGCGGCTTTCGGCTTTGTTCATGTCGAGTCCGAGATCGGGATGAAGTGCGTCGAGCCGTTGCAGCCAGCGCGCACGCTCGCGGCCGCGCGCGCCACCATCGAGCAGGTCAGCGACGTCACCGCCTGCGCGGGCGAGGTCGCGCGCATCCACAATGCCGCCTATGCCTCGGACGCCGCCTTCCGCCTGTATTCGCCGGAGGAGATGGCGCAGGTCCTGACCGAGAGCGAAGTCTGGATCGCGTCGGAGGATGGACAGATGTCGGGCTTCTGCCTGACGGAGTCGGAACGGAACTCGATGTGGATCGAGTCGGTCGCCGTCGATCCGGTGCGGCAGGGACGCGGGCTCGGCCAGCTGCTGGTCTATCGCGTGTTGGCTGCGCACGACGTCTCGATCGAGCACCCCTGCTGGCTCAACGTCTCGAGCCGCAACGCGCCCGCGCTGAAGATCTATCGCCGGCTCGGCTTCCGGCCCCAGCACGAGACCTGCCGCTTCAGCGCCACGCGAGGCGAATTGATCGCCGCGCGCGAGCGGCGGTTTCAGTAG
- a CDS encoding aminopeptidase: MTAHQRNLSASIDPVKLDRLAEVAIKVGLQLQPGQDLLLTAPAAAMPLVRRVVEHAYKAGAGLVTPFFSDEELTLARYRYGNDASFDRAASWLYEGMAKAFGANTARLAIVGDNPMLLSGEDPVKVARASKANSIAYQPALEKIVNFDTNWNIIAYPSTSWAKQVFPDDAEDVAVAKLADAIFAASRVDQDGAVAAWAQHNAKLRERTEWLNGQRFHALKYSGPGMDLTIGLADGHEWEGGASTAKNGIVCNANIPTEEVFTTPHCRRVSGHVVSSKPLSYQGTLIDNISVKFEEGRIVEAKASRGEEVLKKVLDTDEGARRLGEVALVPHSSPISKSGLLFFNTLFDENAASHIALGQCYSKCFVNGDKLTPQQIAEQGGNKSLIHIDWMIGSAHTDIDGIHADGRSVPVFRKGEWA; the protein is encoded by the coding sequence ATGACCGCACATCAACGCAACCTTTCCGCCTCGATCGATCCCGTCAAGCTCGATCGGCTCGCCGAAGTCGCGATCAAGGTCGGCCTGCAGCTGCAGCCGGGGCAAGATCTGCTGCTGACCGCGCCTGCCGCGGCGATGCCGCTGGTGCGGCGGGTGGTGGAGCATGCCTACAAGGCCGGTGCTGGTCTCGTGACCCCGTTCTTCTCGGACGAAGAGCTCACGCTGGCGCGCTACCGTTACGGCAACGATGCGAGTTTCGATCGCGCTGCAAGCTGGCTCTATGAGGGCATGGCGAAGGCGTTCGGCGCCAACACCGCGCGGCTTGCGATCGTCGGCGACAATCCGATGCTGCTGTCGGGCGAAGACCCGGTCAAGGTGGCGCGCGCCAGCAAGGCCAATTCGATCGCCTACCAGCCGGCGCTGGAGAAGATCGTCAATTTCGACACCAACTGGAACATCATCGCCTATCCGAGCACGTCCTGGGCCAAGCAGGTGTTCCCCGACGATGCCGAGGACGTCGCGGTAGCCAAGCTTGCGGATGCGATCTTCGCCGCCTCCCGGGTCGATCAGGATGGCGCCGTCGCCGCCTGGGCACAGCACAATGCGAAGCTCCGCGAGCGCACCGAATGGCTGAACGGCCAGCGCTTCCACGCGCTGAAATATTCCGGACCCGGCATGGACCTCACGATTGGCCTCGCCGACGGTCATGAATGGGAAGGCGGAGCGTCGACCGCCAAGAACGGTATCGTCTGCAATGCCAACATCCCGACCGAGGAAGTCTTCACCACCCCGCACTGCCGCCGCGTCTCAGGCCACGTCGTCAGTTCCAAGCCGCTGTCCTATCAGGGCACGCTGATCGACAATATCTCGGTCAAGTTCGAGGAAGGCCGCATCGTCGAGGCCAAGGCCTCGCGCGGCGAGGAAGTGCTGAAGAAGGTGCTCGACACCGACGAGGGCGCGCGCCGCCTCGGCGAGGTCGCGCTGGTGCCGCATTCCTCGCCGATTTCGAAGAGCGGGCTGTTGTTCTTCAACACGCTGTTCGACGAGAACGCCGCCTCGCACATCGCGCTCGGCCAGTGCTACTCGAAATGCTTCGTTAATGGCGACAAGCTGACGCCGCAGCAGATCGCCGAGCAGGGCGGCAACAAGAGCCTGATCCATATCGACTGGATGATCGGCTCCGCCCACACCGACATCGACGGCATCCACGCCGACGGCCGCAGCGTGCCGGTGTTCCGCAAGGGCGAGTGGGCGTAA
- a CDS encoding branched-chain amino acid ABC transporter permease produces the protein MLDFVQQLVSGIALGCVYGLIALGFVLVYKATEVVNFAQGDLMMLGGFFAFTFIGMLGLNYWVGFAGAVICMALFGMLAERLVVRPILGYPQFSIIMATIGLGYFLRSISGMIWGTDDFKIETPFSQGVLRIGSLVLAYDKLSVIAATIILCALLYLFFNRTTLGTAMRASSENMLAAYYMGIPVKRVVSIVWAISAAVATCAGVLLAPITFIHSNVGLVLGLKAFPAAVLGGFGSIPGAVVGGVLIGVIESMAGFYLPQGWKDVAPYIVLLAVLLLKPEGLFGLHVRKKV, from the coding sequence ATGCTGGACTTTGTTCAGCAGCTCGTCAGCGGCATCGCGCTCGGCTGCGTTTACGGCCTGATCGCGCTCGGCTTCGTGCTGGTCTACAAGGCAACCGAGGTCGTCAATTTCGCGCAAGGCGATTTGATGATGCTGGGCGGCTTTTTCGCCTTCACCTTCATCGGCATGCTCGGGCTGAATTACTGGGTCGGGTTCGCCGGCGCGGTGATCTGCATGGCGCTGTTCGGCATGCTGGCCGAGCGGCTCGTGGTGCGGCCGATCCTCGGCTATCCGCAGTTCTCCATCATCATGGCGACGATCGGGCTCGGCTATTTCCTGCGCTCGATCTCCGGCATGATCTGGGGCACCGACGACTTCAAGATCGAGACGCCGTTCAGCCAGGGCGTCCTGCGGATCGGCAGCCTGGTGCTCGCCTACGACAAGCTGTCGGTGATCGCGGCGACCATCATCCTGTGCGCGCTGCTCTATCTGTTCTTCAACCGCACCACGCTCGGCACCGCGATGCGCGCCAGCTCCGAGAACATGCTGGCTGCCTATTACATGGGCATTCCGGTCAAGCGGGTGGTCTCGATCGTCTGGGCGATCTCGGCCGCGGTGGCGACCTGCGCCGGCGTGCTGTTGGCGCCGATCACCTTCATTCACTCCAATGTCGGCCTGGTGCTGGGGTTGAAGGCGTTTCCGGCCGCGGTGCTCGGCGGCTTCGGCTCGATCCCGGGCGCCGTGGTCGGCGGCGTCCTGATCGGCGTGATCGAGAGCATGGCCGGCTTCTATTTGCCGCAGGGTTGGAAGGACGTCGCGCCCTACATCGTGCTGCTCGCGGTGCTGCTGCTCAAGCCCGAGGGCCTGTTCGGCCTTCATGTCCGCAAGAAGGTCTGA
- a CDS encoding ABC transporter ATP-binding protein, whose amino-acid sequence MSTADIILKLSNIESYYGPIMAIRGISLEVPRGRIVTLLGANGAGKTTVLKTISGILDPQKGSIEFLGKPIQRMEADRIVRLGLSHVPEGREVFPFLSVRENLMMGAYLRKDRDGVAQDLERVYGYFPRLRERLGQPAGQLSGGEQQMLAIGRALMNRPTLLLLDEPSLGLSPILVKEIFTIIRRVNEEQGMSILLVEQNAKIALETAHYGYVLEIGRVVMNDTCERLMNSPDIQEFYLGAKEAGARGERRWKKKKTWR is encoded by the coding sequence ATGAGCACAGCGGACATTATCCTGAAGCTCTCCAACATCGAAAGCTATTACGGGCCGATCATGGCGATCCGCGGCATCAGCCTCGAGGTGCCGCGCGGCCGGATCGTGACGCTGCTCGGCGCCAACGGCGCCGGCAAGACCACGGTCTTGAAGACGATCTCCGGCATCCTCGACCCGCAGAAGGGCTCGATCGAATTCCTCGGCAAGCCGATCCAGCGCATGGAGGCCGACCGGATCGTGCGGCTCGGCCTCAGCCACGTGCCCGAGGGGCGCGAGGTGTTTCCGTTCCTGTCGGTGCGCGAAAACCTGATGATGGGCGCCTATCTGCGCAAGGACCGCGACGGTGTGGCGCAGGACCTCGAGCGCGTCTACGGCTATTTTCCACGGCTGAGGGAGCGGCTCGGCCAGCCCGCCGGGCAGCTTTCGGGCGGCGAGCAGCAGATGCTGGCGATCGGGCGGGCACTGATGAACCGGCCGACGCTGCTGCTGCTCGATGAGCCGTCGCTCGGGCTGTCGCCGATCCTTGTGAAGGAAATCTTCACCATCATCCGCCGCGTCAATGAGGAGCAGGGCATGTCGATCCTGCTGGTCGAGCAGAATGCCAAGATCGCGCTGGAGACGGCGCACTACGGCTATGTGCTGGAGATCGGCCGCGTCGTCATGAACGACACCTGCGAGCGGCTGATGAATTCACCCGATATCCAGGAGTTCTACCTCGGCGCCAAGGAAGCCGGCGCGCGGGGCGAGCGGCGCTGGAAAAAGAAGAAGACGTGGCGTTGA